One part of the Pseudoalteromonas ulvae UL12 genome encodes these proteins:
- a CDS encoding LolA family protein, with protein sequence MNKWLILALLFVLPVAPLWADEALNQALARFVVNDTELQTGHYQQEKYFKSLSQPMRSQGTFRVSRDEFVWQQLSPISNTLTLSQGTLINTDYRNKQQVIQGADAFLNLLSALLTVQSQQIAEFFTLSDVTEHCVKLTPHQGALSEVFALVTLCGQTQVEKLLLDEHNGNRTDIRLQFK encoded by the coding sequence TTGAATAAATGGTTAATATTGGCGCTGCTGTTTGTATTACCTGTCGCGCCTTTGTGGGCCGATGAGGCGCTCAATCAAGCCTTAGCCCGCTTTGTTGTTAATGACACTGAACTGCAAACAGGGCATTACCAGCAAGAAAAATATTTTAAATCATTGTCTCAGCCAATGCGCTCACAAGGGACATTTCGTGTGTCGCGTGATGAATTTGTTTGGCAACAACTGAGCCCAATTAGTAATACGCTCACCTTGTCGCAGGGGACGTTAATCAACACAGATTATCGAAATAAACAGCAAGTTATCCAAGGTGCGGATGCCTTTTTAAATCTATTATCTGCGCTTTTAACCGTGCAATCGCAGCAAATAGCCGAATTTTTTACTTTAAGTGACGTGACTGAACATTGTGTCAAATTAACCCCTCATCAAGGTGCGCTTTCTGAGGTGTTTGCATTAGTGACGCTTTGTGGGCAAACACAAGTCGAAAAACTGCTGTTAGATGAGCACAACGGCAACCGCACTGACATCAGGTTGCAATTTAAATGA
- a CDS encoding ApeP family dehydratase, whose protein sequence is MNQYAIEQVLPHDAPMILLCELISYHDEGATALVNIDTHSPFYDQQYDGVPSYIGTEYMAQAIAAYAGALALDEGRPVHIGFLLGTRKYQTELGYFSTGSQLHITVQKLLEDESGLSVFECSISCGENTLATAKINVFQPHDPEQFLKEQQ, encoded by the coding sequence ATGAATCAGTATGCCATAGAGCAAGTATTACCTCACGATGCACCGATGATTTTACTCTGTGAATTAATTAGTTACCATGATGAAGGCGCCACGGCGTTGGTCAATATTGATACGCATAGCCCTTTTTATGATCAGCAATATGACGGTGTACCGAGTTATATCGGCACCGAATATATGGCACAAGCTATCGCTGCGTATGCGGGGGCACTCGCCCTTGATGAAGGACGCCCTGTTCATATCGGTTTTTTATTAGGCACTCGAAAGTACCAAACCGAGCTAGGGTATTTTTCAACAGGCTCACAGTTGCACATTACAGTGCAAAAATTACTCGAAGATGAATCGGGGTTAAGTGTGTTTGAATGCAGCATTTCGTGCGGTGAAAACACCCTCGCGACAGCTAAAATTAATGTCTTTCAACCACATGATCCAGAACAATTTTTAAAGGAACAACAATGA
- a CDS encoding acyl-CoA thioesterase has product MNSKRALLSTQVEIEIPFHDCDPMQVVWHGNYARYFEVARCELLRLFDYDYEQMQESGYMWPIVDMRTKYIAPLRFRQKVTITAHLKEYQHRLKLDYIITDSKSGQVLTKGYTVQVAVAIADQQMQYVSPDVLLTQLKKVISVE; this is encoded by the coding sequence ATGAATAGCAAACGGGCACTATTGAGTACGCAAGTAGAAATTGAGATCCCTTTTCATGATTGCGATCCGATGCAAGTGGTCTGGCATGGTAATTATGCCCGCTACTTTGAAGTGGCGCGCTGTGAATTACTGCGCTTATTTGATTATGATTATGAGCAAATGCAAGAGTCTGGTTATATGTGGCCCATTGTTGATATGCGCACTAAATACATTGCACCGCTGCGTTTTAGACAAAAAGTGACCATAACAGCTCATTTAAAAGAGTATCAGCACCGTTTAAAACTCGATTATATTATCACTGACTCAAAGTCGGGACAGGTACTCACCAAAGGTTATACCGTCCAAGTTGCTGTGGCGATAGCCGATCAACAAATGCAATATGTCAGTCCTGATGTGTTGTTAACTCAATTAAAAAAGGTTATCTCAGTTGAATAA
- a CDS encoding glycosyltransferase family 2 protein, giving the protein MSYCIIIPNYNHRSVIADVLADLSQLQLPIVMVNDGSDPAISAYFETLTAQFSCLTLVTHSENQGKGAAVQTGLRTAQKMGCSHAIQVDADGQHQLRDVAHLLQLSEQQPNCVISGQPVYDESVPKHRLYSRYITHFWVWVETLSFAIKDSMCGFRVYPVDATVALLDTVSLGKRMDFDIEILVRLYWRGVGTVFFPTQVIYPEDGISHFRPLEDNIAISWMHTRLFFGMLVRSPMLLLRKVRRYGN; this is encoded by the coding sequence TGAGTTATTGCATTATCATCCCTAATTATAATCATCGCAGTGTCATCGCTGATGTGTTGGCGGATTTAAGTCAATTGCAATTGCCTATTGTGATGGTCAATGACGGCAGCGACCCGGCTATCAGCGCTTACTTTGAGACGTTAACGGCGCAGTTTTCTTGCTTAACTTTAGTGACGCACAGCGAAAACCAAGGCAAAGGTGCGGCGGTGCAAACTGGGTTACGGACCGCTCAAAAAATGGGGTGCAGTCATGCAATTCAGGTCGATGCAGACGGACAGCATCAGTTGCGCGATGTTGCTCACTTGCTGCAATTGTCAGAGCAACAGCCAAACTGTGTCATCAGTGGTCAGCCTGTTTATGATGAAAGTGTGCCTAAACACCGTTTATACAGTCGGTACATTACGCACTTTTGGGTTTGGGTTGAAACCTTATCGTTTGCGATTAAAGATTCAATGTGTGGGTTTCGTGTTTATCCGGTGGATGCCACCGTTGCGTTGTTAGACACGGTTTCACTTGGCAAACGAATGGATTTTGATATTGAAATACTCGTGCGCTTATATTGGCGAGGCGTGGGCACAGTGTTTTTTCCAACTCAGGTCATTTACCCCGAAGACGGTATCTCACATTTTAGACCCCTTGAAGATAACATTGCAATCAGCTGGATGCACACTCGTTTGTTTTTTGGCATGTTAGTGCGCAGTCCTATGTTACTGCTTCGTAAGGTGCGCCGTTATGGCAACTAA
- a CDS encoding beta-ketoacyl-ACP synthase, with protein sequence MSVGLADLGIICTLGDDKSSVLATVISPTSRPQTCLSFDQQLSLSERNYWVGKVRQPLPMIVEPQFNTRNNQLIRHAFEQIQKNFECIRQHVDPQRIAVIMGTSTSGIDSGEAAREKLLEGGQFPNDFYYSQQELNAPAEYIAHLAGAKGVRFGISTACSSSGKALLSAKALIEADFADVVLCGGVDSLCKMTVNGFSALDSTAHEFCQPFAAERDGINIAEGAALFIMTRESGAVNLLGGGASSDAYHVSAPEPTGTGAIAAMEQALQQANLSASEIDYVNAHGTGTVKNDAMESTALATLFGTCVPVSSTKALTGHTLGAAGAIEAGICWLLLSELNSHQRLPVHFGQIDPTCDHIMFSQGNAQNKLQYCLSNSFAFGGNNVALVLGN encoded by the coding sequence ATGAGCGTAGGTTTAGCCGATTTAGGGATTATTTGTACGTTAGGTGATGATAAATCATCGGTACTCGCCACTGTGATCAGTCCAACGAGTCGACCGCAAACATGTTTAAGCTTTGATCAACAGTTGAGTTTAAGTGAACGCAATTATTGGGTTGGTAAAGTAAGGCAGCCATTACCTATGATTGTCGAGCCGCAATTTAATACCCGAAATAATCAATTAATTCGCCATGCATTTGAACAAATACAGAAAAATTTTGAGTGTATTAGACAGCACGTTGATCCTCAGCGGATTGCGGTGATAATGGGCACCAGCACTTCAGGAATTGATAGCGGAGAAGCCGCGCGAGAAAAGCTGTTAGAAGGCGGACAGTTTCCGAATGATTTTTATTACAGCCAGCAAGAATTAAACGCACCAGCTGAGTATATTGCTCATTTGGCTGGAGCCAAAGGGGTACGTTTTGGAATTTCTACCGCATGCAGTTCGAGCGGCAAGGCATTATTAAGCGCCAAAGCACTGATCGAAGCCGATTTTGCCGATGTTGTGTTATGCGGTGGGGTGGATAGTTTGTGTAAAATGACCGTCAATGGCTTTAGCGCCCTAGACTCGACTGCCCATGAGTTTTGTCAGCCGTTCGCGGCCGAGCGAGATGGCATTAATATCGCAGAAGGCGCTGCTTTATTTATCATGACACGTGAGAGCGGGGCAGTGAATTTGCTCGGTGGCGGCGCAAGTTCCGATGCGTATCATGTCTCTGCTCCAGAGCCCACCGGCACTGGCGCAATTGCCGCCATGGAGCAGGCTTTGCAACAAGCCAATCTCAGTGCGTCAGAGATTGATTATGTCAATGCCCATGGTACCGGCACCGTCAAAAACGATGCGATGGAAAGCACGGCTTTGGCGACTCTTTTTGGCACTTGCGTCCCAGTGAGCTCTACCAAGGCGCTCACTGGTCATACGCTTGGTGCTGCTGGTGCGATAGAAGCTGGAATTTGTTGGTTATTATTGAGTGAACTCAATTCACATCAACGCTTACCTGTGCATTTTGGGCAAATCGATCCAACGTGTGATCACATCATGTTTAGCCAAGGAAACGCACAAAATAAGCTGCAGTATTGCCTGTCAAACTCGTTTGCATTTGGTGGCAATAATGTTGCGTTGGTTTTAGGGAATTAA
- a CDS encoding DUF3261 domain-containing protein: protein MSKQLIRLTFIVLLGALLGACSSLTTSQHPVILSSGVALTLTAPPEGLVGQTISQLLEIDYQGEQHSLLAQVQFQPNGLNLVATSVQGLPVFELTYIDGEGINAQRYVPVAEFDFEYIVADIQLALWPMSSLEQSLMQGEMHMVSDGFALHANGDMSVRVHKTDSITVIQHFTRHYQLTITTLE, encoded by the coding sequence ATGTCAAAGCAGTTAATTCGCCTCACTTTTATCGTGCTGCTGGGGGCGTTACTAGGCGCGTGCAGTAGCCTGACGACGAGCCAACATCCGGTGATATTGTCTTCGGGTGTTGCCTTGACCTTGACTGCACCCCCAGAGGGATTAGTTGGTCAAACAATCAGTCAGTTACTTGAAATTGACTATCAGGGCGAGCAACATTCGTTACTGGCACAGGTGCAGTTTCAGCCAAACGGCTTGAATTTAGTTGCCACTTCAGTGCAAGGTCTCCCTGTCTTTGAGCTGACTTACATTGATGGTGAAGGGATCAACGCACAGCGTTATGTGCCAGTTGCTGAGTTTGATTTTGAGTACATAGTCGCAGATATCCAGTTGGCACTTTGGCCGATGAGTTCACTTGAACAAAGCTTAATGCAAGGCGAAATGCACATGGTTTCGGACGGGTTTGCGCTGCATGCCAATGGTGACATGAGTGTGCGCGTACACAAGACAGACTCAATCACTGTTATCCAACATTTTACACGTCACTATCAGTTGACGATTACCACTTTAGAGTAA
- a CDS encoding MMPL family transporter, protein MNQSFIKGHRLAAMGAIVVSCVMVALLILAWQQDKIQFSGDILAALPSQQQRDPEQQLASDAFYQRSQSRLMLSIRGKQAVLGAKHLASELTAIEGLTLDQPNVPDFNQLIRFYSQFPGALSSLNYQQQTTSAEAVSDYFFSQLTRLNNPFVSATLADDPSLSTAAFLEHIMSQNGGLTVEQGVLTTEFEGQKVALLLYDVAPQYQGIRAAVQLSEQLLSAVTSSHEAYPVTIAHSGVVFHTAANAKQAEYEITVLGGISVLLLLIVVLMVFRSVTPIILASLTILMACLFGFVALVWVFDHVQLLSLVFAMTLIGIAIDYCFHGLTDAKHANSASMSYSTQKAMVIGFVTTCLGYVLLCLSPLAILKQVAVFVIFGLFGALVFALFALVPLYNKLSATSSQHHTLPTIQLDWLAKKGRKVTGAIFLLACLLLLLKPITFNDDIRLLNGSPDSLIANEQHNLAVLGKLSQRHYLIWGSDLQHALQQQEALQSWLDVHAPLAQLDGLARWLPSLALQQHNLQDFKQKRDSGYFTDISAQLGLVIPAATSAQLLTPEHFSHSVLGQLMPLYVVHQAQNTALWVAVSGLDNDTHQAFIDANSTLQALAKSSEITTVLGHYREQLMWVIVAMVVASCGIFIWMFEGRTAFRSVVVFAVSACFTLAFANIIQGHLNVFNLLSLILLFALAIDYMVFYRSQGLKNSAVLAITLSAVSSALVFGMLIWSHTPAVYSFGLTLMIGLLVIYLLSPQMIGKEDANATL, encoded by the coding sequence ATGAATCAGTCATTTATAAAAGGACATCGCTTAGCCGCTATGGGGGCGATAGTCGTCAGTTGCGTGATGGTTGCCCTGCTTATTTTGGCTTGGCAACAGGATAAAATTCAATTTAGCGGTGATATTTTAGCGGCGCTACCCAGTCAACAACAACGTGATCCTGAGCAGCAATTGGCCAGTGATGCGTTTTACCAACGTAGCCAATCACGTTTGATGTTAAGTATCCGTGGAAAGCAGGCTGTGCTCGGTGCCAAGCATTTAGCGTCAGAGTTAACGGCTATTGAAGGTCTTACGTTAGATCAACCCAATGTGCCTGATTTTAATCAGTTGATTCGGTTTTACAGCCAATTTCCAGGGGCATTGTCGAGTCTGAATTATCAGCAGCAGACCACCTCTGCAGAAGCGGTCAGCGATTACTTTTTTAGCCAATTAACCCGTTTAAATAACCCATTTGTCTCAGCCACTTTGGCTGATGATCCGAGCTTATCGACCGCGGCGTTTTTAGAACATATCATGAGCCAAAATGGCGGTTTGACCGTCGAGCAAGGCGTTTTGACGACGGAGTTTGAAGGGCAAAAAGTGGCACTGCTGCTGTATGATGTCGCACCACAGTATCAGGGGATCCGCGCTGCAGTCCAATTGAGCGAGCAACTACTCAGCGCTGTGACTTCCAGTCATGAGGCGTATCCGGTAACAATTGCTCATTCAGGTGTGGTGTTTCATACCGCCGCGAATGCAAAGCAAGCTGAATACGAAATAACGGTGCTAGGTGGGATCAGCGTATTGCTGTTATTGATTGTTGTGCTGATGGTCTTTCGCTCAGTCACGCCGATTATCTTGGCCAGCTTAACAATACTGATGGCGTGTTTGTTTGGATTTGTGGCATTAGTATGGGTATTTGATCATGTGCAGTTGCTCAGCTTAGTGTTTGCTATGACCTTGATAGGCATTGCCATTGATTACTGTTTCCACGGTTTAACGGACGCTAAGCACGCAAACTCAGCCAGCATGTCTTACAGTACTCAAAAAGCCATGGTGATTGGGTTTGTGACTACGTGTTTGGGGTATGTATTGCTGTGTTTATCGCCTTTGGCAATTCTTAAGCAAGTAGCGGTGTTTGTTATTTTTGGTCTATTTGGCGCACTTGTGTTTGCTTTGTTTGCGTTGGTGCCGCTTTACAATAAACTCAGCGCCACAAGCTCACAGCACCACACATTGCCAACAATACAATTAGATTGGCTAGCCAAAAAAGGGCGTAAGGTGACTGGCGCGATTTTTTTACTTGCCTGTTTATTATTGCTGTTAAAACCCATCACGTTTAATGATGATATTCGTTTATTAAATGGTTCGCCAGATTCGTTAATTGCCAATGAACAGCATAACTTAGCGGTGCTTGGGAAGTTATCTCAACGGCATTATTTAATCTGGGGCAGTGACTTACAACACGCTTTACAGCAGCAAGAAGCGTTGCAATCATGGCTCGATGTCCATGCGCCTTTGGCTCAACTTGATGGTTTGGCGCGTTGGTTACCCTCGCTCGCATTACAGCAACACAACCTGCAAGACTTTAAACAAAAACGCGACAGCGGTTATTTTACTGATATTTCAGCGCAATTGGGATTAGTGATCCCAGCGGCTACATCGGCGCAATTATTAACTCCAGAGCATTTTTCTCATTCAGTCCTTGGGCAACTGATGCCGCTTTATGTGGTGCATCAAGCACAAAACACGGCTTTATGGGTGGCCGTGAGCGGACTGGATAATGACACTCATCAAGCATTCATCGACGCGAACAGCACACTGCAAGCTTTGGCTAAAAGTAGCGAAATAACCACGGTACTAGGTCATTACCGCGAGCAACTGATGTGGGTGATAGTGGCGATGGTGGTGGCGAGCTGTGGTATTTTTATCTGGATGTTTGAAGGGCGAACAGCATTTCGCAGTGTTGTCGTTTTTGCTGTGTCAGCCTGTTTCACGTTAGCGTTTGCCAATATTATTCAAGGGCACCTCAACGTGTTTAATTTATTGTCACTGATATTACTGTTTGCGCTCGCCATCGATTACATGGTGTTTTATCGCAGCCAAGGACTTAAAAACAGTGCGGTGCTGGCCATTACATTGTCGGCTGTTTCGTCTGCATTGGTTTTTGGCATGTTGATTTGGAGTCACACACCGGCGGTTTATAGCTTTGGGTTAACCTTAATGATCGGCTTATTGGTGATATACCTGTTATCACCACAAATGATAGGGAAAGAAGATGCAAACGCAACACTATGA
- a CDS encoding LpxL/LpxP family acyltransferase, which produces MATKHWSKMAERGSYLGMRFLLLSYRVLGRTGLWIVLFPVVFYFYCTGRVARTASLDFLRRVAQYQHQTTQPGFWQGLKHFMSFADSAFDKIDAWTGRISAQDIDYENHALFEQLQNSGQGAVFIGSHLGNLEVCRALSVGRYQVKINVLVFTHHAVEFNRTLQKISPNVNVDLIQVTDMNPELAIILQQKIDAGEVVVIVGDRTSTSVSQRVSYCDFLGAPAPFSQGPFILAAVLDCPVYLLFCLKHKNRYRVIFESFAEQLTLPRKTRQAALQSVIQRYADRLAFFSLQAPYQWFNFFDFWQKDDCVSRDD; this is translated from the coding sequence ATGGCAACTAAACATTGGTCAAAAATGGCCGAAAGAGGCAGTTATCTCGGAATGCGCTTTTTATTGCTCAGTTACCGAGTTTTAGGGCGCACTGGGCTATGGATTGTGTTATTTCCAGTGGTGTTTTATTTCTATTGTACGGGGCGCGTGGCACGAACAGCATCGCTGGATTTTTTACGTCGTGTCGCACAATATCAGCATCAGACGACGCAGCCTGGATTTTGGCAGGGACTCAAGCATTTTATGAGCTTTGCAGATTCTGCCTTTGATAAAATAGACGCTTGGACAGGGCGGATCAGCGCACAGGACATCGACTACGAAAATCACGCATTGTTTGAACAACTGCAAAACAGTGGCCAAGGTGCGGTGTTTATTGGTTCGCACTTAGGGAATTTAGAAGTGTGCCGTGCATTGAGTGTGGGTCGTTATCAAGTCAAAATTAATGTATTAGTATTTACCCATCATGCGGTTGAGTTTAATCGCACTCTGCAAAAAATTAGTCCGAATGTAAATGTTGACCTCATTCAAGTCACTGATATGAACCCTGAACTTGCGATTATTTTGCAACAAAAAATTGATGCTGGCGAAGTAGTGGTGATTGTGGGCGATCGCACTAGTACTTCGGTGTCACAAAGGGTCAGTTATTGTGATTTTTTAGGCGCACCAGCTCCATTTTCGCAAGGGCCGTTTATTTTGGCTGCCGTGTTGGACTGCCCCGTTTATTTGTTATTTTGTTTAAAGCACAAAAACCGCTACCGAGTCATTTTTGAATCGTTTGCAGAGCAATTAACTTTGCCACGAAAAACTCGTCAAGCCGCGTTGCAATCGGTCATTCAGCGTTATGCGGACCGATTAGCATTTTTTAGTTTACAAGCCCCGTATCAATGGTTTAACTTTTTTGATTTTTGGCAAAAAGACGATTGCGTCTCTCGTGATGATTAA
- a CDS encoding NAD(P)/FAD-dependent oxidoreductase: MQTQHYDVVIIGAGPAGSLAASLLHQGGRRVLVLEKEQFPRFSIGESLLPQSMVFLEQAGLLQNVEQHAEQLGFQFKNGAAFHRAGVDTQFDFTEKFTPGPGTTFQVKRALFDKTLADTAQQQGVEIRYQHSVQACQTSSERAQLTVLDTEGVAYQVNAEFVLDASGFGRVLPRLLQLEKSSEFAVRCSFFAHFNDKIDCDVFDRNKILITVHPEHHDIWYWLIPFSDGTASVGVVIDPVHLAGQDLDLCDDILQGYLAQDPNLARLLSQAEQIVPARKIQGYSADVTSLYGPRFALLGNAGEFLDPVFSSGVTIALRSAALIAPLVERYLAGEDVDFEIEYSQALKQGVNCFKTFVKAWYDQRFQDVIFHQQQDDTVKKMISSILAGYAWDESNPYVKQSERRLNVLAELCQSS; the protein is encoded by the coding sequence ATGCAAACGCAACACTATGATGTCGTGATTATTGGTGCTGGGCCGGCGGGTAGCTTAGCAGCTAGTTTGTTGCACCAAGGGGGGCGTCGTGTATTAGTGCTTGAAAAAGAACAATTTCCTCGGTTTTCTATTGGTGAGAGTTTATTACCACAATCGATGGTTTTTCTGGAGCAAGCCGGTTTATTGCAAAACGTTGAGCAACATGCTGAACAGTTAGGGTTTCAGTTTAAAAATGGAGCTGCTTTTCATCGCGCTGGTGTTGATACTCAATTTGATTTTACCGAAAAATTTACCCCAGGCCCGGGTACCACTTTTCAAGTAAAACGAGCGTTGTTTGACAAAACACTCGCTGATACCGCACAGCAGCAAGGAGTCGAGATTCGCTATCAGCACTCGGTGCAAGCATGCCAAACTAGCTCTGAACGGGCGCAATTGACTGTGTTAGACACAGAGGGTGTGGCGTATCAGGTCAATGCTGAATTTGTCCTCGATGCCAGTGGTTTTGGTCGAGTGTTACCGCGTTTATTGCAATTAGAAAAATCATCAGAGTTTGCCGTACGCTGTTCGTTCTTTGCTCACTTTAATGACAAAATTGACTGTGATGTCTTTGATCGTAATAAAATCTTAATTACCGTTCACCCAGAGCACCATGATATTTGGTATTGGCTAATCCCATTTTCAGATGGCACAGCCAGTGTTGGGGTGGTGATTGATCCTGTGCATTTGGCAGGACAAGACTTAGATTTATGTGATGACATTTTACAAGGTTACCTCGCACAAGACCCAAATTTAGCGCGTTTATTATCACAGGCTGAGCAAATCGTGCCTGCTCGTAAAATTCAGGGCTACTCTGCTGATGTGACCAGCTTGTATGGGCCGCGTTTTGCCCTGCTTGGCAATGCTGGGGAATTTTTAGATCCGGTTTTTTCATCGGGCGTGACCATTGCCCTGCGCTCGGCGGCGTTAATTGCTCCGTTAGTTGAGCGCTATTTAGCCGGTGAAGACGTTGATTTTGAAATCGAATACAGTCAAGCACTCAAGCAAGGTGTGAACTGTTTTAAAACCTTTGTAAAAGCTTGGTATGATCAGCGTTTTCAAGATGTGATCTTTCATCAGCAACAAGATGACACAGTGAAAAAAATGATTAGCTCGATTTTGGCCGGTTACGCGTGGGATGAATCCAACCCATATGTTAAACAGAGCGAGCGGCGTTTAAATGTATTGGCAGAGCTATGTCAAAGCAGTTAA
- a CDS encoding HAL/PAL/TAL family ammonia-lyase: protein MSTLSPLVFGQGRISIEDIVALAQSNQQVQLAGDADFCQKIDAGVAFLDSLLKEDGVIYGVTTGYGDSVTRGVPVHLAYELPLHLTRFHGCGLGTMFTPEQGRAILATRLTSLSQGYSGVSWALLKLLRDFINHDIVPVIPEEGSVGASGDLTPLSYVAGALVGERDVYYQGEIKKSLEVMKSLNLTPLTLRPKEGLAIMNGTAVMTALACLAFSRAEYLTKLATRVTSMISAAMLGNSHHFDDILFSVKPHAGQQQVAAWIRDDLNHHGHPRNADRLQDRYSIRCAPHIIGVLADCLPWFRQMIENELNSANDNPIIDGIGEHVLHGGHFYGGHIAMAMDSMKTAVANLADLADRQIASLVDTKFNNGLAANLSDCEGERQFINHGFKAVQIGASAYTAEALKLTMPASVFSRSTECHNQDKVSMGTIAARDSLRVLQLTEQVLASTLLAAVQALRLRFKHQEIAPESLSAPMMAMYQDIADYFPTVSEDRPLEQALRFTVDAIQTQRWALYE from the coding sequence GTGTCTACTTTATCCCCACTTGTGTTTGGCCAAGGCCGTATTAGTATCGAAGATATTGTTGCGTTGGCTCAATCAAATCAACAGGTGCAGCTTGCTGGTGATGCCGATTTTTGCCAAAAAATTGATGCGGGTGTCGCATTTCTCGATAGCTTATTAAAAGAAGATGGGGTGATTTATGGTGTCACCACGGGCTATGGGGATTCTGTTACACGAGGCGTGCCAGTGCATTTGGCGTATGAATTACCGCTGCACCTGACTCGTTTTCATGGCTGTGGGTTAGGCACAATGTTTACCCCGGAACAAGGCAGAGCTATTTTAGCCACCCGTTTGACTTCGCTGAGCCAAGGCTACTCTGGTGTGAGTTGGGCACTGCTTAAGTTACTGCGCGATTTTATCAATCATGACATAGTGCCGGTTATTCCTGAAGAAGGCTCGGTGGGTGCCAGTGGTGATTTGACGCCGCTTTCATACGTTGCGGGAGCATTGGTGGGTGAGCGTGACGTGTATTATCAAGGTGAGATTAAAAAGAGCCTAGAGGTGATGAAATCTCTGAATCTGACGCCGCTAACGCTGAGACCAAAAGAGGGATTAGCCATCATGAACGGCACAGCTGTGATGACGGCGTTAGCTTGTTTAGCGTTTTCCCGCGCCGAATACCTTACAAAGTTAGCCACCCGAGTCACGTCCATGATCAGTGCGGCAATGCTTGGCAACAGCCATCATTTTGACGATATTTTATTTTCAGTTAAACCCCATGCAGGGCAACAGCAAGTCGCGGCTTGGATCCGTGATGACTTAAATCACCACGGTCATCCACGCAACGCAGACCGATTGCAAGACCGCTATTCAATCCGCTGTGCACCGCACATTATTGGCGTGTTGGCCGATTGTTTACCTTGGTTTAGGCAAATGATTGAAAACGAGCTTAATTCCGCTAATGATAACCCGATCATTGATGGCATTGGTGAGCACGTGCTGCATGGTGGGCATTTTTATGGGGGTCATATTGCGATGGCTATGGACAGCATGAAAACTGCGGTTGCAAATTTGGCAGACTTAGCCGATCGCCAAATAGCGTCGTTAGTCGACACTAAATTTAATAACGGCTTAGCGGCCAATTTGTCTGATTGTGAAGGCGAGCGTCAGTTTATTAATCATGGTTTTAAAGCCGTGCAAATTGGTGCGTCAGCCTACACCGCAGAAGCACTTAAGTTGACTATGCCGGCAAGTGTTTTTTCGCGTTCAACCGAATGCCATAATCAAGATAAAGTCAGCATGGGTACCATTGCCGCGCGCGATAGTCTTCGTGTGTTGCAATTAACCGAGCAAGTGTTAGCCAGCACATTATTGGCTGCTGTGCAGGCCTTGAGATTACGCTTTAAACATCAAGAAATCGCACCTGAATCATTATCGGCTCCAATGATGGCGATGTATCAAGACATTGCTGATTACTTTCCAACCGTCAGTGAAGATCGCCCACTTGAGCAGGCATTACGCTTCACTGTTGATGCAATTCAAACCCAACGTTGGGCGTTATATGAATAG
- a CDS encoding 3-ketoacyl-ACP reductase FabG2: MTSRVLVTGSSRGIGKEIALRLARQGYDITLHCRSGIDHAKAVQAEIQAMGRDASILQFDVCDRAAAKTQISEDIAAYGAYYGVICNAGVTRDMAFPAMEGDDWDAVIRTGLDGFYNVVHPTVMTMVQARKGGRIITMASVSGIAGNRGQVNYSAAKAGIIGATKALALELAKRKITVNCVAPGLVETDMTADLHLDEMMKMIPLRRMATVQEVAGTVAFLMSDDAGYITRQVISLNGGIV; encoded by the coding sequence ATGACATCACGTGTACTCGTAACCGGCTCAAGTAGAGGCATAGGTAAAGAAATCGCACTGCGTTTAGCACGCCAAGGCTATGACATTACGTTGCATTGCCGTTCAGGAATTGATCATGCCAAAGCGGTTCAGGCCGAGATTCAAGCGATGGGACGTGATGCGTCGATTTTACAATTTGATGTGTGTGATCGCGCCGCGGCTAAAACACAAATTAGCGAAGATATTGCAGCATACGGTGCCTATTATGGTGTGATTTGTAATGCTGGCGTGACCCGTGATATGGCATTTCCAGCGATGGAAGGCGATGATTGGGATGCAGTTATTCGCACCGGCCTTGATGGTTTTTACAATGTTGTTCACCCGACAGTGATGACTATGGTGCAAGCTCGTAAAGGCGGGCGGATCATCACGATGGCATCGGTTTCAGGGATTGCGGGTAACCGTGGCCAAGTCAATTACAGTGCCGCCAAAGCTGGCATCATCGGGGCGACCAAAGCACTTGCTTTGGAGTTGGCTAAGCGAAAAATCACCGTCAATTGTGTTGCGCCCGGTTTGGTCGAAACAGACATGACCGCCGATTTACATTTAGATGAAATGATGAAAATGATCCCACTGCGCAGAATGGCCACAGTGCAAGAAGTCGCAGGGACAGTGGCATTTTTAATGTCAGACGATGCAGGGTATATCACGCGTCAGGTTATTTCTTTAAATGGCGGAATTGTGTAA